In Candidatus Kapaibacterium sp., one DNA window encodes the following:
- a CDS encoding citrate synthase (forms citrate from oxaloacetate and acetyl-CoA; functions in TCA cycle, glyoxylate cycle and respiration) yields the protein MPEQQPYSPGLEGVIAAETRISVLDTEREEIVVRGYNLLDLIRRSGYVDVVGLLLDERLPGPERRAELERQMTEASVPELLYELLAKLPPAMHAMDRLRTAVSALGGFDPEANKADAELELAKAPRLIGQIAQITANLLRLAEGKAPLGFDPGRGFVENFLRAIVDRDVSPQEVRAFEQSLIAYSEHELPNSTFAARVVASTLADVYGALTAAVASLKGPLHGGANEAVMYMLLEAQSAERLESLIREKLARKERIMGFGHRVYMRRPDPRAVILKETLRELVVAKGEGGELVEMCQRGEEVMLAEKGLYPNLDYYAAPVYYLLGIPIELYTPIFFAARSAGLLAHIVEQHRDNRLYRPRVLYVGP from the coding sequence ATGCCTGAGCAGCAACCGTACAGCCCCGGCTTGGAAGGGGTGATTGCGGCCGAGACGCGGATCTCGGTGCTGGATACGGAGCGCGAGGAGATCGTTGTGCGCGGCTACAACCTCTTGGACCTCATCCGCCGCTCAGGTTACGTGGACGTCGTGGGTCTGCTTTTGGATGAGCGGCTGCCTGGTCCGGAGCGTCGAGCTGAGCTCGAGCGGCAGATGACCGAGGCCTCCGTTCCGGAGCTTCTCTATGAGCTCCTGGCCAAGCTACCGCCTGCGATGCACGCCATGGATCGGCTGCGGACGGCCGTCTCTGCCCTTGGCGGCTTTGATCCCGAGGCTAATAAGGCCGATGCTGAGTTGGAGCTCGCCAAAGCCCCGCGCCTCATTGGGCAGATCGCCCAGATCACGGCCAATCTGCTGCGCCTGGCGGAGGGTAAGGCACCTCTGGGCTTCGATCCCGGACGCGGCTTTGTGGAGAACTTCCTGCGCGCCATCGTAGACCGAGACGTAAGCCCCCAGGAAGTGCGCGCCTTTGAGCAGAGCCTGATCGCCTACAGCGAGCATGAGCTGCCCAACTCCACCTTTGCTGCGCGCGTGGTGGCCTCGACCTTGGCCGACGTCTACGGAGCCCTGACGGCCGCTGTGGCCTCCCTTAAAGGCCCGCTTCACGGAGGTGCAAACGAGGCTGTGATGTACATGCTCCTGGAGGCGCAAAGCGCCGAGCGGCTGGAGTCGCTCATTCGCGAAAAACTTGCCCGCAAGGAGCGCATCATGGGCTTTGGGCATCGCGTCTACATGCGCCGCCCCGATCCGCGCGCCGTGATCCTCAAGGAGACGCTCCGGGAGCTTGTGGTGGCCAAAGGCGAAGGAGGGGAGCTTGTCGAGATGTGCCAGCGCGGAGAGGAGGTGATGTTGGCCGAAAAAGGCCTGTACCCGAACCTGGACTACTACGCCGCACCTGTCTACTACCTGCTCGGCATTCCGATCGAGCTCTACACGCCGATCTTCTTCGCCGCCCGTAGCGCCGGGCTGCTTGCGCACATCGTGGAGCAGCACCGCGACAACCGGCTCTACCGTCCCCGGGTCCTCTACGTCGGCCCCC
- a CDS encoding thiamine pyrophosphate-dependent dehydrogenase E1 component subunit alpha, with product MGKGRMDLRFEKSQVAAILQALRDFFGATADGDLATHLGVSPAELQRWRRTGILPLQDLVARCPQVPWMQMLKEDLVALLVPRTVLPGWRPTPELPDLDAPIPPLRASPRLSDDQRCRLLEWMLWAREFDLAMIRLYRQGRAVGGVYAQLGNEAVAVGTAFALRPTDAIFPMHRDLGVHFVRGQDLKALLATHLGREGSLTRGTDGTVHYADPQRRIYGNISHLGAMLPVAVGYALAARFKGEDTVVLTFIGDGGAQTGEFHEAINFAAVQRLPVVVVIENNQYAYSTPNRLEYACTFQADRALGYGCFGEVVDGTDVELVYEACCRAVERARRGEGPTLLETITFRMRGHAEHDDAAYVPEPIRRYWEARDPVERYISFLQERGVLGPEDVAALRERIRETLSRAVEEVLQRPFPSPEEAFRNVFL from the coding sequence TTTCTTCGGGGCTACAGCTGACGGTGACCTTGCGACGCACTTAGGGGTGAGTCCAGCGGAGCTGCAGCGATGGCGCCGGACGGGGATTCTCCCCCTTCAGGACTTGGTCGCCCGCTGCCCTCAGGTGCCGTGGATGCAAATGCTGAAGGAGGATTTAGTGGCCCTGTTGGTACCGAGGACAGTCCTCCCAGGCTGGCGCCCAACTCCAGAGTTGCCGGACCTTGATGCCCCGATCCCACCTCTCCGAGCTTCTCCACGGCTCAGTGACGATCAGCGGTGCCGGCTTCTTGAGTGGATGCTGTGGGCGCGGGAGTTCGATCTGGCGATGATTCGCCTCTACCGGCAGGGGCGGGCCGTTGGCGGGGTGTATGCTCAGCTCGGGAATGAAGCTGTTGCCGTCGGTACGGCGTTTGCGCTACGCCCTACGGACGCTATCTTCCCGATGCACCGCGACCTTGGGGTCCACTTCGTTCGCGGTCAGGATTTGAAAGCGCTCTTGGCAACCCATCTCGGGCGTGAGGGGAGCTTAACCCGCGGGACTGATGGCACCGTGCACTATGCGGATCCTCAGCGGCGCATCTACGGCAACATCTCCCACCTCGGCGCAATGCTGCCGGTCGCCGTGGGGTATGCGCTGGCGGCCCGCTTCAAGGGAGAGGACACCGTAGTGCTGACGTTCATCGGAGACGGGGGGGCGCAGACCGGAGAGTTCCACGAGGCAATCAACTTCGCTGCTGTCCAGCGGCTGCCAGTTGTGGTGGTCATCGAGAACAACCAGTACGCCTACTCCACTCCAAACCGGCTCGAGTATGCCTGTACCTTCCAGGCAGATCGCGCCCTCGGATATGGCTGCTTCGGCGAAGTCGTCGATGGTACGGACGTGGAATTGGTCTACGAGGCCTGCTGCCGTGCCGTTGAGCGTGCCCGTAGGGGAGAGGGCCCAACGCTGCTGGAGACCATCACTTTCCGCATGCGCGGGCATGCGGAGCACGATGATGCAGCCTATGTTCCCGAACCTATCCGCCGCTACTGGGAGGCACGCGATCCCGTTGAGCGCTACATCAGCTTCCTCCAAGAGCGTGGCGTCCTAGGTCCTGAGGACGTCGCTGCGCTTCGCGAGCGGATTCGGGAAACCCTAAGCCGGGCAGTAGAGGAGGTTCTCCAGCGGCCTTTTCCCTCACCGGAGGAGGCCTTTCGGAACGTATTCCTGTAG